From the genome of Oscillatoria sp. FACHB-1407, one region includes:
- a CDS encoding Precorrin-3B methylase produces MAPDDAPLTGEALVKEVCRRIRVARSYWDAHNNSACRKERDRALQLYNTLTKEQKEQIPEVLKVWLRYRSEKYFGAHRTPPGGKAKGKPKKQRFTKD; encoded by the coding sequence GCACCAGATGATGCTCCACTCACCGGAGAAGCACTCGTCAAAGAAGTCTGTCGCCGCATTCGCGTGGCAAGGAGCTACTGGGATGCCCACAACAACTCCGCCTGTCGCAAAGAACGCGATCGCGCCCTGCAACTCTACAACACGCTGACTAAAGAGCAAAAAGAGCAAATTCCGGAGGTGCTAAAGGTGTGGCTTCGCTATCGCAGCGAAAAATATTTTGGTGCTCACCGCACGCCTCCGGGAGGAAAGGCCAAGGGCAAGCCGAAAAAACAGCGTTTTACAAAAGACTAA